The following proteins are co-located in the Candida dubliniensis CD36 chromosome 3, complete sequence genome:
- the THI4 enzyme gene encoding thiamine biosynthesis enzyme, putative, whose amino-acid sequence MTPPTMLQTAPVESFSLNPKFTQQVINLKSDAKNGKVSFANWDEFKFAPIRESTVSRAMTRRYFADLDKFAESDIVIIGAGSAGLSAAYTLGKNRPDLKIAIIEASVSPGGGCWLGGQLFSAMVLRKPAHLFLNDMGLDYEDEGDYVVVKHAALFMSTLMSKVLQFPNIKLFNATAVEDLITRKDPATNLQRIAGVVVNWAQLDHDTQSCMDPNTINCNVVLSTSGHDGPFGAFTAKRLEQLGRAPRDVTAGFTKPSNTTSKLQEPEPISNFQLGGMKGLDMNKAEDAIVKGTREVVPGLVIAGMELAEVDGSNRMGPTFGAMALSGVKAAESVLNVLELRKQQNEACYGAYKG is encoded by the coding sequence ATGACACCTCCAACAATGTTACAAACTGCTCCTGTTGAAAGCTTTAGCTTGAATCCAAAATTTACTCAACAAGTTATTAACTTAAAATCTGACGCTAAAAACGGTAAGGTTAGTTTTGCTAACTGGGATGAATTTAAGTTTGCACCCATTAGGGAATCAACAGTTTCACGTGCCATGACTAGAAGGTACTTTGCTGATTTAGATAAGTTTGCTGAATCtgatattgttattattggtgCCGGCTCTGCAGGGTTATCTGCTGCTTACACTCTAGGCAAAAACAGACCCGATTTGAAAATTGCTATCATTGAAGCTTCAGTTTCCCCAGGTGGTGGGTGTTGGTTGGGTGGTCAATTGTTTTCAGCTATGGTGCTTAGAAAACCTGCccatttgtttttgaatgatATGGGTCTTGATTATGAAGATGAAGGTGActatgttgttgttaaacATGCGGCTTTGTTTATGTCAACTTTGATGTCCAAGGTTTTGCAATTCCCAAACATCAAGTTATTCAATGCCACTGCTGTTGAAGATTTAATCACAAGAAAAGACCCAGCTACAAATTTACAAAGAATTGCTGGTGTAGTTGTTAATTGGGCCCAATTGGATCACGATACTCAATCTTGCATGGACCCAAACACTATTAATTGCAACGTTGTTTTGTCAACCTCTGGTCACGATGGACCTTTTGGTGCCTTTACTGCCAAAAGATTAGAACAATTGGGTAGAGCTCCAAGAGATGTAACTGCCGGATTCACCAAGCCATCTAATACCACGTCCAAGTTGCAAGAGCCAGAACCGATTTCCAATTTCCAATTGGGGGGTATGAAAGGTCTTGACATGAACAAAGCAGAAGATGCTATTGTTAAAGGTACAAGAGAAGTTGTTCCTGGTTTAGTCATTGCTGGTATGGAATTGGCTGAAGTTGATGGGTCCAACAGAATGGGACCAACTTTTGGAGCCATGGCTCTTTCAGGTGTCAAGGCAGCCGAATCTGTATTGAACGTTCTTGAATTGAGAAAGCAACAAAATGAAGCTTGCTATGGGGCATACAAAGGTTAG